The following are encoded together in the Balaenoptera acutorostrata chromosome 9, mBalAcu1.1, whole genome shotgun sequence genome:
- the ATG2A gene encoding autophagy-related protein 2 homolog A isoform X3, with amino-acid sequence MAMAVVELCERAGLPLLAAPLLGSLLPGAPQPGPAKPRSVQGQRCPAGYTPGDLGPGAADSQSWASCMTTSMQLAQECLRDGPPEPSEPPQPLEGLEMFAQTIETVLRRIKVTFLDTVVRVEHSPGDGERGVAVEAHVQRLEYCDEAVRDPSQAPPVDVHQPPAFLHKLLQLAGVRLHFEELRPQEGPPEPPLQIGSCSGCLELTVKLKQNEAFPGPKLEVCGQLGSLHLLLTPRQLQQLQELLGALSLADPEGLVDKLNKSRPLGAEDLWLIEQDLNQQLQAGTVAEPLSSDPLSNPLVNLESTDLFFSMAGLTSSVASALSELSLSDVDLGTSVHSNMASRRLSAQGPPTGKTAPVPPLNTLRPDSLLKMTLGGVTLTLLQTSAPSSGPPDLTTHFFAEFDATKDGSFGSHDFYHLRLRFQRACPCSHVRLTGAAVQLSWELRTSRGRRITSTEVHFGQLEVLECLWPRGTSEPEYTEVLSFPGSLRPQASAQPCAHLRHTQTLRRLPKSRPRRPTACHCHSELALDLADFQADVELGALDRLAALLHQATTPPPEQPAGLLTEPPPAAEQHAVVRLSAPRATLQLRFPIADLRPERDPWVGGAVRAEQLRLELTEPQFRSELSSGPGPPAPTRLELTCSDLHVTYEDGEKPPVPCLRVSKALDPKSPGHKYFLPQVVVTLNPQLSAQWEVIPEKGEELELSAENLCELREPEPSPFSSKRTMYETEEMVIPGDPEEMRTFQSRALALSRCSLEVVLPGAHVFLPSKEVYESLYNRINNDLLMWEPADLLPTPAPATRPTGFPDASGFWHDSFKMCKSAFKLDSDSDDEDTHFSVGASGTPQRLAPESQSPHSQSTFSTLVTVLKGRITAHCETKDECGKRLEATHGELVLDMEQGTVFSVSQYRGQPGLGYFCLEAEKATLYHRAAVDDYLLPSRLEVPTFAPPAQLARTIYLSEEGMTEQGGLGRKGHGRGPHMLSTAVRIQLDPHRNVKEFLVTLRLHRATLRHYMALPEQSWHSQLLEFLDVLDDPVLGYLPPTVITILHVHLFSCAVDYRPLYLPVRVLVTAETFTLSSNIVMDTSTFLLRFILDDSALYLSDKCEMETLDLRRDYVCVLDVDLLELVIKTWKGSTEDKLSQPLFELRCSNNVMHVHSCADSCALLVNLLQYVMSEGDLHPPPRPPSPTEIAGQKVQLSESPASLPSCPPVETALINQRDLTDALLDTERGLRELAQASGSPFFQASPVSVYLFPGERSGAQPPSPLVGDPTGSLGSHSEAKEEEKEEEGDGDTLDSDEFCILDAPGLGILPQDGEPVVTQLHPDPIIVQDGHFSQPLGSTDLLRAPAHFPVPSSRVVLREVSLVWHLYGGRDFGPHPGHRARAGLTGPRSSPSRCSGPNRPQNSWRAQGGSGRQHHVLMEIQLSKVSFQHEVYPAEPGPVAPGKELEEQPLSRQVFIVQELEVRDRLASSQINKFLYLHTSERMPRRTHSNMLKIKALHVAPMTNLGGPECCLRVSLLPLRLNVDQDALLFLRDFFTSLAASINPVVPAETSTEAHPETPVQPSGPQEGQPEGVETTSSQEAAGGRHGASPAEQQPIYFREFRFTSEVPIWLDYHGKHVTMDQVGTFAGLLIGLAQLNCSELKLKRLCCRHGLLGVDKVLGYALNEWLQDIRKNQLPGLLGGVGPMHSVVQLFQGFRDLLWLPIEQYRKDGRLMRGLQRGAASFGSSTASAALELSNRLVQAIQATAETVYDILSPAAPISRSLQDKRSVRRLRKGQQPADLREGVAKAYDTVREGILDTAQTICEVASRGHEQKGLTGAVGGVIRQLPPTVVKPLILATEATSNLLGGMRNQILPDAHKDHALKWRLDEARD; translated from the exons ATGGCTATGGCCGTGGTCGAACTGTGTGAAAGAGCGGGTCTGCCGCTACTTGCTGCACCACTACTTGGGTCACTTCTTCCAGGAGCACCTCAGCCTGGACCAGCTAAGCCTCGATCTGTACAAGGGCAGCGTTGTCCTGCGGGATATACACCTGGAGATCTGG GGCCGGGAGCTGCCGACTCACAGAGCTGGGCCTCGTGCATGACCACGAGCATGCAGCTGGCCCAGGAGTGCCTGCGGGATGGGCCGCCCGAGCCCTCTGAGCCACCACAGCCCCTGGAAGGACTGGAGATGTTTGCCCAGACCATTGAGACTG tACTGCGAAGGATCAAGGTGACCTTCTTGGATACTGTCGTGAGGGTGGAGCACTCGCCCGGTGATGGGGAGCGTGGCGTGGCAGTGGAAGCCCACGTGCAAAG ACTAGAGTACTGCGATGAGGCAGTGCGAGACCCAAGCCAGGCACCGCCAGTGGATGTGCACCAGCCCCCTGCCTTCCTCCACAAGCTGCTGCAGCTGGCGGGGGTCCGCCTGCACTTCGAGGAGCTCCGCCCACAG GAAGGACCCCCAGAGCCTCCTTTGCAGATTGGCAGCTGCTCAGGGTGCCTGGAGCTGACAGTGAAATTGAAGCAAAATGAGGCCTTCCCAGGCCCCAAG ctggAGGTGTGTGGGCAGCTGGGCTCCCTGCACCTGCTCCTGACGCCGCGGCAGCTCCAGCAGCTTCAGGAACTGCTTGGCGCACTGAGCCTTGCAG ACCCCGAGGGCCTGGTCGACAAGCTGAACAAGAGCCGCCCACTAGGTGCTGAAGATCTGTGGCTGATTGAACAGGATCTGAATCAGCAGCTGCAGGCGGGGACTGTAGCTGAGCCCCTCAGCTCAGACCCCCTTTCGAACCCCCTTGTCAACTTGGAGAGCACTG ACCTCTTCTTCTCCATGGCGGGCCTCACAAGCAGTGTGGCCTCAGCGCTGTCTGAGCTCTCCCTCTCCGATGTAGACCTGGGCACCTCTGTGCACAGCAACATGGCCTCCCGCCGGCTCTCTGCTCAGGGCCCCCCAACCG GCAAGACAGCCCCTGTACCCCCCTTGAACACCCTGCGCCCCGACTCGCTGCTGAAGATGACCTTGGGGGGTGTGACCctgaccttgcttcagacatctGCCCCGTCTTCCGGACCACCTGACCTCACCACCCACTTTTTTGCGGAGTTCGATGCCACCAAGGATGGGTCCTTCGGCTCCCATGACTTCTACCATCTCCGACTGCGCTTCCAGAGGGCCTGTCCCTGTAGCCATGTCCG GCTAACGGGTGCCGCTGTACAGCTTTCCTGGGAGCTGAGGACAAGTAGGGGCCGGCGGATCACCAGCACGGAAGTGCACTTCGGGCAGCTGGAGGTGCTGGAGTGTCTATGGCCCAGGGGCACTTCGGAGCCTGAGTACACAGAG GTCCTGAGCTTCCCTGGCAGCCTGCGACCCCAGGCCTCGGCTCAGCCTTGCGCTCACCTGCGCCACACGCAGACCCTGCGCCGGCTGCCCAAG AGCCGGCCCCGGCGCCCAACTGCCTGCCATTGTCACTCAGAACTGGCCCTGGACCTGGCCGACTTCCAGGCAGATGTGGAGCTGGGGGCCCTGGACCGGCTCGCTGCCCTGCTGCACCAGGCCACCACACCCCCTCCCGAGCAGCCGGCTGGCCTGCTG ACAGAGCCCCCGCCAGCAGCTGAGCAGCATGCAGTGGTGCGGCTCTCGGCACCCCGCGCCACGCTGCAGCTGCGCTTCCCCATCGCTGACCTGCGGCCTGAGCGGGACCCCTGGGTGGGCGGGGCCGTGCGGGCCGAGCAGCTGCGCCTGGAGCTGACTGAGCCCCAGTTCCGGTCAGAGCTGAGCAGTGGGCCtggccccccagcccccacccgcctgGAACTCACCTGCTCCGACCTCCATG TCACCTACGAAGACGGAGAGAAGCCACCTGTCCCCTGCCTGCGGGTCTCCAAAGCCCTGGATCCCAAGAGCCCTGGGCACAAGTACTTCCTGCCCCA GGTAGTGGTGACCCTGAATCCCCAGCTCAGCGCACAGTGGGAAGTGATCCcggagaagggagaggagctaGAGTTGTCGGCCGAGAATCTGTGCGAGCTTCGGGAGCCTGAGCCCTCACCCTTCTCCTCCAAAAGGACCATGTACGAGACGGAAGAG ATGGTGATTCCTGGAGACCCCGAGGAAATGAGGACCTTTCAGAGCCGGGCCCTGGCACTGTCCCGCTGCAGCCTGGAAGTGGTCCTGCCCGGCGCCCACGTCTTCCTGCCCAGCAAGGAGGTCTACGAGAGCCTCTACAACAG GATCAACAACGACCTGCTCATGTGGGAGCCCGCGGACCTgcttcccacccccgcccctgccacTCGCCCCACTGGCTTCCCAGATGCCTCAGGCTTCTGGCACGACAGCTTCAAGATGTGCAAGTCTGCCTTCAAGCTGG ACTCGGACTCGGACGACGAGGACACCCACTTCTCAGTGGGGGCATCAGGCACCCCCCAGCGCCTTGCCCCTGAGTCCCAGAGCCCTCACTCCCAGAGTACCTTCTCTACACTGGTGACGGTGCTAAAGGGTCGGATCACGGCCCACTGTGAGACCAAG GACGAGTGCGGGAAGCGGCTGGAGGCCACGCACGGGGAGCTGGTGCTAGACATGGAACAAGGCACCGTCTTCAGCGTCTCCCAGTACCGAGGCCAGCCGGGACTCGGCTACTTCTGCCTGGAAGCTGAAAAGGCGACACTCTACCACCGAG CGGCTGTGGATGACTACCTGCTGCCCAGTCGCCTGGAGGTGCCCACCTTTGCTCCTCCGGCCCAGCTGGCCCGAACCATCTACCTGTCGGAGGAAGGGATGACTGAGCAAGGAGGCTTGGGCCGCAAAGGCCACGGCCGGGGCCCCCACATGCTGTCCACCGCGGTGCGCATCCAACTGGACCCTCACAGGAACGTCAAG GAGTTCCTGGTGACACTGCGGCTGCACAGAGCCACCCTGCGCCACTACATGGCCCTGCCAGAACAGAGCTGGCActcccag CTGTTGGAGTTCTTAGATGTCCTGGATGACCCAGTGCTGGGCTACCTGCCTCCAACGGTCATTACCATCCTACATGTACACCTGTTCTCCTGTGCCGTGGACTACAG GCCCCTCTACCTCCCCGTACGTGTCCTTGTCACTGCTGAGACCTTCACCCTCTCCAGCAACATCGTCATGGACACCTCTACCTTCCTGCTCAG GTTCATCCTCGACGACTCCGCCTTGTACCTGTCCGACAAGTGTGAGATGGAGACCCTGGATCTGCGGCGAG ATTATGTCTGTGTCTTGGACGTCGACCTTCTGGAGCTCGTGATTAAAACCTGGAAGGGGAGCACTGAGGACAAACTG AGCCAGCCACTCTTCGAGCTGCGCTGCTCCAACAATGTGATGCACGTGCATAGCTGTGCTGACTCCTGCGCCCTGCTGGTCAACCTGCTCCAGTACGTGATGAGTGAGGGTGACCTGcacccccctccccggccccccaGCCCCACAGAGATCGCCGGCCAGAAGGTACAG CTCTCGGAGagccctgcctccctgccctcaTGCCCCCCAGTGGAGACAGCCCTCATCAACCAGCGGGACCTGACCGATGCCCTCCTGGACACCGAGCGTGGCCTGCGGGAGCTGGCCCAGGCTTCAG GGAGCCCCTTCTTTCAGGCCTCTCCAGTGTCGGTCTACCTATTCCCAGGCGAACGGAGTGGGGCCCAGCCCCCCTCGCCCCTGGTTGGGGACCCCACTGGCAGCTTGGGGTCCCACTCAGAGGccaaagaagaggagaaggaagaggagggggatggAGACACTCTGGACAGCGATGAGTTTTGCATCCTTGACGCTCCTGGCCTGGGCATATTG ccccaAGATGGGGAGCCCGTGGTGACACAGCTGCATCCAGACCCCATCATAGTGCAGGACGGGCACTTCTCACAGCCGCTGGGCAGCACGGACCTGCTGCGGGCACCTGCCCACTTCCCAGTGCCCAGCAGTCGTGTGGTGCTGCGTGAGGTCTCCCTTGTCTGGCACCTCTATGGGGGCCGAGACTTTGGCCCCCATCCCGGACACAG GGCAAGAGCAGGCCTCACAGGCCCCAGGAGCTCCCCTTCTCGCTGCTCCGGCCCCAACCGGCCCCAGAACTCCTGGCGTGCGCAGGGGGGCAGTGGCAGGCAGCACCATGTCCTCATGGAGATCCAGCTCAGCAAG GTAAGCTTCCAGCATGAGGTGTACCCAGCAGAGCCAGGCCCCGTAGCCCCCGGCAAGGAGCTGGAGGAGCAGCCGCTGTCCCGCCAGGTGTTCATCGTACAGGAGCTCGAGGTCCGAGACCGGCTGGCCTCCTCCCAGATCAACAAATTCCTGTACTTACACACGAGTGAGCGGATGCCACGGCGCACCCACTCCAACATG CTCAAGATCAAAGCGCTGCACGTGGCCCCCATGACCAACCTGGGTGGGCCCGAGTGCTGTCTCCGCGTCTCACTGCTGCCCCTGCGGCTCAACGTGGATCAG GATGCTCTGCTCTTCCTCAGGGATTTCTTCACCAGCCTGGCGGCCAGCATCAACCCTGTGGTCCCGGCGGAGACCTCCACTGAAG CTCACCCTGAGACCCCAGTCCAGCCCAGCGGCCCCCAGGAAGGGCAACCCGAGGGTGTGGAGACCACCAGCTCCCAGGAGGCCGCAGGCGGTAGACACGGCGCCTCCCCTGCTGAGCAGCAGCCCATCTACTTCAG gGAGTTCCGCTTCACGTCTGAGGTGCCCATTTGGCTGGATTACCACGGCAAGCACGTCACCATGGACCAGGTG ggcacTTTCGCAGGCCTCCTCATAGGCCTGGCCCAGCTCAACTGCTCCGAGCTGAAGCTAAAGCGGCTGTGTTGCCGGCATGG GCTCCTGGGTGTGGACAAGGTGCTGGGCTATGCTCTCAACGAGTGGCTGCAGGACATCCGAAAGAACCAGTTGCCTGGCTTGCTGGGGGGCGTGGGCCCCATGCACTCTGTTGTCCAGCTCT TCCAAGGGTTCCGGGACCTGCTGTGGCTTCCCATCGAGCAGTACAGGAAGGATGGGCGCCTCATGCGGGGGCTGCAGCGGGGGGCTGCCTCCTTCGGCTCATCCACAGCTTCAGCCGCCTTGGAACTCAGCAACCGGCTGGTGCAGGCTATCCAG GCCACAGCCGAGACGGTGTATGACATCCTGTCCCCGGCAGCGCCCATCTCGCGCTCCCTGCAGGACAAGCGCTCTGTGCGAAGGCTGCGGAAGGGCCAGCAGCCGGCCGACCTTCGGGAGGGCGTGGCCAAGGCCTACGACACAGTTCGAGAG GGCATCCTGGACACAGCTCAGACCATCTGCGAGGTGGCGTCTCGGGGCCATGAACAGAAGGGGCTGACAGGTGCTGTGGGGGGCGTGATCCGCCAGCTGCCCCCAACGGTGGTGAAGCCCCTCATCCTAGCCACAGAGGCCACGTCCAACCTGCTGGGGGGGATGCGCAACCAGATTCTCCCTGACGCACACAAGGACCACGCTCTCAAGTGGCGTTTGGATGAGGCCCGGGACTGA